AGAGAAGCTGCCGGCTAAGAAAACCACAgtcaagaagaagaatttgaatCCTGAGTGGAACGAGAACTTCAAGCTTATTGTCAAGGATCCTCAATCTCAAGTTCTTCAGCTGCAAGTGTTTGATTGGgataaggtttctcctttaGAAATCTaaatgttttattaatttcctttcaattttctatattttttagtctAACTTTTCAGTGTCTGAATGTTTCTGCTTCTGAAACTGCTTTAATATGAATTTAGCTTTTTTTGTAACTAGATAAAGCTTTTGTATTGACTTGCAATTAATTTGTTTCAAAGGTGGGGGGACATGACAGATTAGGAATGCAAGTGGTTCCTTTAAAAGTATTGACGCCCGGAGAGGCAAAGGAGTTTATTCTTGATTTGCTGAAACACACAAATATTTCCGATCCTCAAGACAAGAAGCGAAGAGGGCAAATTGTGGTTGAACTGACCTTTGTGCCTTTTAAACAAGACAGTGCCAAGTTCACTGAACCTGTGGATGGTGGTAGTGAGAAGTCTTCTGATGAGGAGAAATTGAGTGGAGCCGGTTTACTTTCAGTTATCGTCCAAGGAGCGGAAGATGTAGAAGGGGAGCACCACAGTAATCCGTATGCTTTAGTCCTTTTCAgaggagaaaagaagaaaacaaaggtGAAGGACTTTTTTTTGGTGTTATTGAACTTAGATTTAAAAGGCGCTTCTAACTTCATTAGGGAGCTCAAATGCATTTGAAAATGAATGCATTCTAACTTTGATCTACATATTACATATTGCACCACCTAGTTCTTTTGCTAAAACCTGCATTTTTTCTTCAGATGATTAGAAAAACTCGTGACCCACATTGGAATGAGGAATTTCAGTTTACACTTGATCAGCCTCCTCTACGTGAGAAGATGCATATCGATGTTATGAGCAAGCGGACACGCTTCAGTTTTCTATCTAAGGTAGTGCAAACATGATCATTCCTTTTGTCTGTCAATTCATAATAGTTATCCTGATCATTATATTATCTTGTAAATTACAGGAATCTCTGGGGCATGTGGAGATTAACCTTGATGACGTTGTGCATAATGGACGTATCAACGAGAAATACCATCTAATCAATTCAAAGCATGGATTGATACATCTTGAGATTCGGTGGGATACAGTTTGAGAAACACTAAGAAGATAGAATATCTGTAACATGCATTTTTGAGATTATAAGGTAGGTAAAGAATTTACTACAGGACTAGAAGAAGAGAGCATGGGAACAtatcttttcattcttttcaaaatttcagTTGGTACTGAGTTTATACAAATGTTGTTCaaacaattcttttcttttttgaatgaaaataataaatgatttatGGCTAAACATCTCTATCATGTGCACTATTTGAGATCAATTCAATTGTCCTGTTCTATTACTAGTCCTCAAGTACTGATAATATTCCTGCAAAGTACCAGGAAGCAATCAATCATTTTtgaattctattaaattagCATCTGGACGAATTGCCAGTTGCTATATGAGAAGCATCTGGGATGCTCTTACCACACTGATGTCATAgtatttattacattttttCACCTGTTCGAACATAAAcatgaaaatgattttattactAGTCGAGCCTCATTGGCTTGGAAAAGTTTCATGAACTTTTCCCATCAGCAACCC
The nucleotide sequence above comes from Ricinus communis isolate WT05 ecotype wild-type chromosome 6, ASM1957865v1, whole genome shotgun sequence. Encoded proteins:
- the LOC8280818 gene encoding synaptotagmin-3 isoform X2, coding for MFCKHCGVLDGEATCRFWTKSSGRGFNVHTWPLPTCSGAALETIKKQVARLYLWPQFLDIPVLDSSTVAIKKPVGILHVKVVRAMKLLKADLLGTSDPYVKLSLTGEKLPAKKTTVKKKNLNPEWNENFKLIVKDPQSQVLQLQVFDWDKVGGHDRLGMQVVPLKVLTPGEAKEFILDLLKHTNISDPQDKKRRGQIVVELTFVPFKQDSAKFTEPVDGGSEKSSDEEKLSGAGLLSVIVQGAEDVEGEHHSNPYALVLFRGEKKKTKMIRKTRDPHWNEEFQFTLDQPPLREKMHIDVMSKRTRFSFLSKESLGHVEINLDDVVHNGRINEKYHLINSKHGLIHLEIRWDTV
- the LOC8280818 gene encoding synaptotagmin-3 isoform X3, which encodes MERPHVDFGLKVLGGDLMSIPGLYRLVQETIKKQVARLYLWPQFLDIPVLDSSTVAIKKPVGILHVKVVRAMKLLKADLLGTSDPYVKLSLTGEKLPAKKTTVKKKNLNPEWNENFKLIVKDPQSQVLQLQVFDWDKVGGHDRLGMQVVPLKVLTPGEAKEFILDLLKHTNISDPQDKKRRGQIVVELTFVPFKQDSAKFTEPVDGGSEKSSDEEKLSGAGLLSVIVQGAEDVEGEHHSNPYALVLFRGEKKKTKMIRKTRDPHWNEEFQFTLDQPPLREKMHIDVMSKRTRFSFLSKESLGHVEINLDDVVHNGRINEKYHLINSKHGLIHLEIRWDTV